A genomic stretch from Fusobacterium sp. IOR10 includes:
- a CDS encoding MATE family efflux transporter: MKNNLKLETEPIPILVKSLAFPAITGMLVNAIYNIVDTFFVGKLNDPYALGAVSIAFPTIMIITAIALTLGIGLGALLSRTLGEKKFSKANSIFSTVIVFTFFVGIVIGIFGFFNTEFISKIFGINGILKIYFKNFIRWIFLAAPFTTLNMALNNSIRGEGNAKYSMHALNLGALVNVILDPLFIFHFHLGVSGAAIATGLSQFVSTVFLLSFYLKNNSIIKFKIKEVSFKFKMFKELLTMGFPSFIRQILVSLAVALVNSAASLFGPEAIAGLGVAMRINSLNVFVLFGLGQALQPIVAYNYGAKKFQRVKESIGYTLKLANYFSVISSVVFFIFAKYLIALFTKDPNIINYGSLFLRGSALTFSLNGFQIIITTLFQSLGKGFYAFLTTSSRQGFFFIPVILVLPKLIGFYGLPGTQIIGDTGGFLVAFYLYKNFKKEIGDKIKILEK; encoded by the coding sequence ATGAAAAACAATTTAAAATTAGAAACAGAACCTATACCAATTCTTGTTAAATCCTTGGCTTTTCCAGCCATCACTGGTATGTTAGTTAATGCTATTTACAATATTGTGGATACTTTTTTTGTTGGTAAGCTAAATGATCCCTATGCCTTAGGAGCTGTATCAATTGCTTTCCCCACAATTATGATAATCACTGCCATTGCTTTAACACTTGGAATTGGACTTGGAGCTTTACTTTCTAGAACCCTAGGAGAAAAAAAGTTCTCCAAAGCTAATTCTATTTTTTCCACAGTAATAGTTTTCACCTTTTTTGTTGGAATAGTAATTGGAATATTTGGATTTTTCAATACTGAATTTATCTCTAAAATTTTTGGAATAAATGGAATATTAAAAATCTACTTTAAAAACTTTATAAGATGGATATTTCTTGCAGCTCCATTTACAACTCTTAATATGGCCCTTAACAATAGTATAAGGGGAGAAGGAAATGCTAAATATAGTATGCATGCTCTAAATTTAGGAGCCCTTGTTAATGTTATTTTAGATCCCTTATTTATATTTCATTTTCATTTGGGAGTTTCTGGGGCTGCTATAGCAACTGGATTATCTCAATTTGTATCAACTGTATTTTTGTTAAGTTTTTATTTGAAAAACAATTCAATAATTAAATTTAAAATTAAAGAAGTTAGTTTTAAATTTAAAATGTTTAAAGAGCTATTAACAATGGGATTCCCATCATTTATAAGACAAATACTTGTTAGTTTAGCTGTTGCCCTTGTTAATTCTGCTGCTTCATTATTTGGTCCTGAGGCCATTGCAGGTTTAGGAGTAGCTATGAGAATAAATTCTCTAAATGTTTTTGTTTTATTTGGACTAGGTCAAGCTTTACAACCAATAGTTGCATATAATTATGGGGCTAAGAAATTTCAAAGAGTTAAGGAATCCATTGGCTATACTTTAAAATTAGCAAATTATTTTTCAGTAATATCATCAGTTGTTTTCTTTATTTTTGCTAAATATTTAATTGCTTTATTTACAAAAGATCCAAATATAATTAATTATGGAAGTTTGTTTTTAAGAGGTTCTGCTTTAACTTTTTCTCTTAATGGTTTCCAAATAATTATAACTACTTTATTCCAAAGTTTAGGAAAAGGATTCTATGCCTTTTTAACAACATCATCTAGGCAAGGATTTTTCTTTATTCCTGTTATATTAGTTCTTCCTAAATTAATAGGTTTTTACGGACTACCTGGTACTCAAATAATAGGGGATACTGGAGGATTTTTAGTTGCTTTTTATTTATATAAAAACTTTAAAAAAGAAATTGGTGATAAAATTAAAATATTGGAAAAATAA